In Streptacidiphilus sp. P02-A3a, the DNA window CCGTCGTGGAAGGTCGCGCCCTTGCGCAGGGACACCCGGTACGTGGTGGGATTGACTGCCTGCGGCATCGCCGCGGCCAGGGCCGGGTAGGCTGTGCGGCTCGCCGGATCGAGGTCCACCAGGGCCTCGAAGATGTGGTTGTTGGCCGCGACCGGGGTGGCGCCGGAGGCGCTCATCGGGTCGAAGCCGGAGGAGAGGCTGTACGAGATGCCCGCACGGATGGTGTCGCTCTTGGCGCCGCCGCCACTGCCGCCGGAACCGGCCGCGTTGGAGGCCGGGCCGCTACAGGCGGCGACCGCCTGGGTGACCGCGGCCGCGGCGGCCAGCGCGCCGGTGAGCCGGAGGAAGCCACGGCGGTCGACGCTTCTGGATACGGCGTCTCTGGATACGGCGGCTTTGGATACGCGCTCCAACACAAGTGCTCCCTGGGGGCGGCGCTGCAATTGCTGTCTTGATATCGGACATCTGATGTCCGATGTGCTTGATAGGGTGTGAACGTAGTCGGGTGCCGAGAGAGGGTCAAGACGTGGCAGTCACGCCATACTCACAAATTGGTAACGCCAGGCCACTGCTACGGCAGGAGGTCATTGAGCGGATCAAGGGATACATCCTGGAGAACCGGCTCCGGCCGGGAGACCCGCTGCCGACCGAGGCGGAGCTCTGCGCCGCGCTCGGCGCCAGCCGGTCCAGCGTCCGCGAGGCCGTGAAGACGCTGGCGGCGCTCGACATCGTCGAGGTCCGGCACGGCCACGGCACCTACGTGGGGCGGCTCAGCCTCTCCGCGCTGGTGGAGGGGCTGACCTTCCGGGGCCTGCTGAGCCCGGAGGACGACTTCCGGGTGCTGTCCGACCTGGTCGACGTCCGCGAGCTGTTCGAGCGCGGCATGGTCGACCGGATCATCGCCTCGCTCGACCCGGCCCGGCTGGACGCGCTGGACGCGATCGTCGACGAGATGCACGCCCGGATCTCCGACGGACTCGACATCGTCGACGCCGACCGGCGCTTCCACGCGCTGCTGGTGGAACCGCTGGCGAACGAGCTGATCAGGCAGCTCTCCTCGGCCTGCTGGGACGTCTACGCGATCGTGGCCCCGCACCTGAACGTGATCACCACCAAGGACGAGCAGGACACCGTGAGCGCCCACCGCGCCATGGTCACCGCTGTCCGCGGCGGTGACCCGAAGGCCTTCGAGGACGCCGTCCGCGCGCACTACGCGCCGGTGCGGCGCCGGATCAGCGAGGCGCAGGGGCGGGTGCGCGGCACCGAGGACTGAGACCCACCCAGCCGCGGCCTCTCCACCGACCGCGCAGCAACCCTCCGGCCCGCCAGGCCCAGCCGTCCGCCTGGCGGGCCGCCGCATGTCCGCCCGCCCGCCCTCCGCGCGGGGTTGACGCCGCCCGGAGGTCACCTTAAAGTCACCGCGATGCATGACGTCTGACGTCATTCGTTCCACAGTCGGTGGCGCGGCCCCAGCGCCTGCCGACCCCCGCCGCGCCACCGGAGAGCCGCCGTGCCCCTGTCCGACCTGACCCTCGCCGAGTGCCGCGAGTTCCGGCCCGTCCTGCCGGAGCCCGCCGACTTCGACCCCTTCTGGTCCGGGACGCTGGCCGAGGCGGAGCG includes these proteins:
- a CDS encoding FadR/GntR family transcriptional regulator, giving the protein MAVTPYSQIGNARPLLRQEVIERIKGYILENRLRPGDPLPTEAELCAALGASRSSVREAVKTLAALDIVEVRHGHGTYVGRLSLSALVEGLTFRGLLSPEDDFRVLSDLVDVRELFERGMVDRIIASLDPARLDALDAIVDEMHARISDGLDIVDADRRFHALLVEPLANELIRQLSSACWDVYAIVAPHLNVITTKDEQDTVSAHRAMVTAVRGGDPKAFEDAVRAHYAPVRRRISEAQGRVRGTED